One genomic window of Caballeronia sp. SBC1 includes the following:
- a CDS encoding zinc-dependent alcohol dehydrogenase family protein, protein MNMQALVLNRYNGPLELTQLSRPSVQPGEVLVRIKASGLNPLDTKIRAGSAAHARHPLPLVLGIDMAGVVEAVGQGVAQFKVGDEVYGMTGGVGGIQGSLAQFAAVDARLIALKPSNLSMKEAAALPLSFITSYQGIVDRAQLKAGQTVLVQGGAGGVGHVSVQLAQALGARVFATASKGDAELIASYGATAIDYREYSVEQYVQEHTGGEGFDLVADTVGGATLDASFSAVKQFGRVVSALGWGTHALAPLSFREATYSGVFTLSPLLTGKHREHHGEILQVATQLVEAGKLVPRVDPRGFDLAGADLAYQAITAGTTKGKIVVDVQ, encoded by the coding sequence ATGAACATGCAAGCGCTGGTTCTGAACCGCTATAACGGCCCGCTTGAACTGACGCAACTCTCTCGCCCAAGCGTGCAACCCGGCGAGGTGCTGGTCCGCATTAAGGCAAGCGGCTTGAATCCGCTGGACACCAAGATTCGCGCCGGCAGCGCAGCGCATGCCAGGCATCCACTGCCGCTGGTGTTGGGTATCGACATGGCGGGTGTGGTCGAAGCGGTCGGGCAAGGCGTCGCGCAGTTCAAGGTGGGCGATGAGGTCTACGGAATGACTGGCGGTGTTGGCGGAATCCAGGGCTCACTCGCGCAGTTCGCAGCGGTCGATGCGCGGCTGATCGCGTTAAAACCGTCTAACCTGTCGATGAAAGAAGCCGCAGCCCTTCCTCTCAGCTTCATCACTTCTTATCAGGGCATTGTGGACAGGGCGCAGTTGAAAGCGGGGCAAACCGTGCTTGTGCAAGGCGGAGCGGGTGGCGTCGGACACGTGTCCGTGCAACTCGCGCAAGCATTAGGCGCGCGCGTTTTTGCAACGGCAAGCAAGGGCGACGCTGAACTCATAGCGAGTTATGGCGCGACGGCTATCGACTATCGTGAATACTCGGTCGAGCAATACGTCCAGGAACACACGGGTGGGGAAGGTTTTGACCTGGTGGCTGATACGGTTGGCGGAGCAACGCTGGACGCGTCGTTTTCGGCGGTCAAGCAATTTGGGCGTGTCGTGAGCGCGCTCGGCTGGGGGACGCACGCCCTCGCGCCGTTGTCATTCCGCGAAGCAACGTATTCGGGCGTATTCACGCTCTCGCCGCTGCTAACCGGCAAGCACCGCGAGCATCACGGAGAAATACTGCAGGTAGCAACGCAGCTGGTCGAAGCGGGAAAGCTCGTGCCTAGAGTAGACCCACGCGGTTTCGATCTGGCTGGCGCCGACCTCGCTTACCAGGCTATTACAGCGGGAACCACGAAGGGAAAAATAGTCGTCGACGTTCAATAG
- a CDS encoding PadR family transcriptional regulator produces MVRYSPLALAVLAMLTEAPMHPYRMQQLIKARGKDEVINVSQRNSLYQTIDRLMRGDLIAVRETERDGAFPERTVYEITEAGRDTARLWLREQLAQPAHEFPAFPAALSFLPVLTPEDVCRQLVTRIGALERELTRLDSVSEHANAVQVPRLFLLESELIRAKLVAELDWVRSVAADLKAGTLTWSPEWLDEIAKRFALPADATSYKLNTPTPGKETKT; encoded by the coding sequence ATGGTCCGTTATTCACCGCTCGCCCTCGCCGTTCTCGCCATGCTGACCGAAGCGCCCATGCATCCTTACCGGATGCAGCAGCTCATCAAGGCGCGCGGCAAGGACGAAGTCATCAATGTCAGCCAGCGCAACAGCCTCTATCAAACAATCGATCGCCTGATGCGCGGCGACTTGATCGCTGTGCGCGAGACGGAGCGCGATGGTGCATTCCCCGAGCGCACGGTCTACGAGATCACTGAGGCCGGCCGCGACACCGCCCGGCTCTGGCTGCGCGAACAGCTCGCTCAACCCGCGCACGAGTTTCCAGCGTTCCCGGCAGCGCTTTCGTTCCTGCCTGTGCTGACGCCCGAGGATGTGTGCCGGCAACTCGTGACACGGATCGGCGCACTGGAGCGCGAACTGACTCGCCTTGACTCAGTAAGCGAGCACGCCAACGCGGTACAGGTGCCGCGTTTATTCCTCCTCGAGAGCGAGTTGATCCGCGCGAAGCTCGTGGCAGAACTCGACTGGGTGCGCAGCGTGGCCGCCGACCTGAAGGCCGGAACCCTCACCTGGAGTCCAGAGTGGCTGGATGAAATCGCGAAACGCTTTGCGCTGCCCGCCGACGCTACCTCGTACAAACTGAACACGCCCACCCCGGGCAAGGAGACGAAAACATGA
- a CDS encoding NAD(P)/FAD-dependent oxidoreductase: MNREPMNVIIIGAGTGGLCLAHGLKQAGITVAVYERDRTRTDGLQGYRVGINAHGVASLAACLPPDLFATFLATCARTPGHFNILTERLTELLSVTLDEESMGGGKSVSRMTLRQVLLTGLEQHIHFNKTFTRYEQNANGSVTAFFDDGTRATADLLVGADGARSKVRRQLLPEARIENTGIVSIAAKVPMSEASRALLPPKALDGITLINAPKGFGAIVHVMEFPWGADGPKEDMGGSDAELLARWPGLLFDNTRDYLMWGVWGALRNLPANPKSLGQPALLALATEITDGWHPNLRALIRASDPSTAFAVDVRTSVPVDAWPTTNVTVLGDAVHLMTPGRGVGANTALRDAALLTARLNAAQRGEMSGHDAVAGYEAQMREYGFHAVAESRKQFDAGGAIHRPLVGRVALGAMRTGLRVVNNVPLLKRRMIDAENDFRGVEGAQR; this comes from the coding sequence ATGAACCGCGAACCCATGAACGTCATCATCATTGGCGCCGGCACGGGTGGCTTGTGTCTCGCGCACGGTCTGAAGCAGGCAGGCATCACCGTGGCCGTCTATGAACGCGACCGTACTCGGACGGATGGCTTGCAGGGTTATCGCGTGGGCATCAATGCGCATGGCGTTGCATCCCTTGCCGCCTGCTTGCCGCCTGATCTGTTCGCGACCTTCCTTGCAACCTGCGCCCGCACGCCCGGCCACTTCAACATCCTGACGGAACGGTTGACCGAGTTGTTATCGGTCACGCTCGACGAGGAGTCCATGGGCGGGGGCAAATCCGTGAGCCGGATGACGCTTCGGCAAGTGCTGTTGACCGGATTGGAACAGCACATCCATTTCAACAAAACGTTTACCCGGTACGAGCAGAACGCCAACGGTAGCGTGACCGCGTTCTTCGACGACGGCACGCGCGCCACGGCTGACCTGCTGGTCGGTGCGGATGGCGCGCGCTCTAAAGTGCGCCGGCAACTGCTGCCCGAAGCGCGGATCGAGAACACCGGTATTGTCAGCATCGCGGCCAAGGTGCCGATGAGCGAAGCATCGCGCGCGCTGCTGCCGCCCAAGGCGCTGGACGGCATCACGCTGATCAACGCGCCGAAAGGCTTCGGCGCCATCGTGCATGTCATGGAGTTCCCGTGGGGCGCGGACGGTCCCAAGGAGGACATGGGCGGCAGCGATGCCGAGTTGCTCGCGCGCTGGCCAGGACTGCTGTTCGACAACACCCGCGACTATCTGATGTGGGGCGTATGGGGCGCGCTGCGTAACTTGCCGGCCAATCCGAAATCGCTCGGTCAGCCTGCGCTGCTCGCGCTGGCGACCGAGATCACCGACGGCTGGCATCCGAATCTGCGAGCGCTGATTCGCGCATCCGATCCGAGTACCGCCTTTGCCGTCGATGTCCGCACGTCGGTGCCCGTTGACGCGTGGCCGACCACCAATGTGACCGTCCTGGGCGACGCAGTGCACCTGATGACGCCGGGCCGCGGCGTCGGCGCCAACACCGCGTTGCGGGACGCGGCGCTGCTGACTGCACGCTTGAACGCGGCTCAACGCGGCGAGATGTCGGGCCACGACGCGGTCGCCGGCTACGAGGCGCAGATGCGCGAATACGGCTTCCATGCAGTGGCGGAATCGCGCAAGCAGTTTGACGCCGGTGGTGCGATACATCGCCCGTTAGTTGGCCGCGTGGCCCTCGGCGCGATGCGCACCGGTTTGCGCGTGGTGAATAACGTACCGTTGCTCAAGCGCCGCATGATCGATGCGGAAAACGATTTTCGTGGTGTAGAGGGTGCACAACGGTAG
- a CDS encoding nitronate monooxygenase family protein codes for MGTWRDRRIIDLFGIEAPIVLGPMAGPGTPELAIAVCEAGGLGSLPCALLSVEQARDGIALIRSKTRAPINLNFFCHVPPQADAARSMAWRARLAEYYVEYGLDPELTPPAATRHPFDSDFCAVVEEFKPEVVSFHFGLPDKTLLDRVKATGAKIIAAATTVAEARWLEAHGCDAVIAMGVEAGGHRGNFLTQDYAAQVGTFALVPQVVDAVSVPVIAAGGITDARGIVAAFALGASAVQMGTAYLFCPEAKVPEVHRIALRESQDDSTVLTSIFTGRPARGIINRAIRELGPLSTAAPAFPLAGAALAPLKAKAEQAGKGDFTSLWSGQAARLGRELPAGELTRVLISEALAKMAQA; via the coding sequence ATGGGCACCTGGCGCGATCGTCGGATTATCGACCTGTTTGGTATTGAAGCACCTATTGTTCTGGGACCCATGGCGGGCCCAGGCACGCCCGAATTGGCCATAGCCGTATGCGAAGCAGGCGGCCTGGGTTCCCTGCCTTGCGCGCTTCTCAGCGTGGAGCAGGCGCGTGACGGCATCGCGCTGATCCGGTCGAAAACGCGTGCGCCGATCAACCTCAATTTCTTCTGTCATGTTCCGCCACAAGCCGATGCAGCACGCAGCATGGCATGGCGCGCGCGCCTGGCAGAGTATTACGTTGAGTATGGACTCGACCCCGAATTGACGCCGCCCGCCGCAACCCGTCACCCGTTCGACAGCGACTTCTGCGCGGTCGTGGAAGAATTCAAACCCGAGGTCGTGAGTTTTCATTTCGGACTGCCAGATAAAACCCTGCTCGATCGCGTGAAGGCGACCGGCGCGAAAATCATAGCGGCGGCAACCACCGTGGCGGAAGCACGTTGGCTCGAAGCGCATGGGTGTGACGCCGTGATTGCGATGGGCGTTGAAGCAGGCGGGCATCGCGGAAATTTCCTGACGCAGGACTATGCTGCACAGGTCGGCACGTTTGCGCTGGTTCCACAAGTAGTTGATGCCGTCTCTGTTCCCGTGATCGCGGCAGGCGGGATAACCGACGCGCGGGGAATTGTCGCTGCGTTCGCACTGGGCGCGTCGGCTGTGCAGATGGGAACCGCGTATCTGTTTTGTCCAGAGGCGAAGGTACCGGAGGTGCATCGTATTGCGCTGCGCGAGTCCCAGGATGATTCCACCGTGTTGACGAGCATATTCACGGGCCGGCCGGCGCGCGGCATTATCAATCGGGCGATCCGTGAACTAGGTCCGCTGTCTACGGCGGCACCCGCCTTTCCGCTTGCCGGCGCCGCGCTTGCGCCGCTTAAGGCCAAGGCAGAACAGGCAGGCAAGGGCGACTTCACGAGCCTGTGGTCGGGGCAGGCGGCGCGGCTTGGGCGTGAACTGCCTGCGGGCGAATTGACGCGAGTGCTGATCAGCGAAGCGCTGGCGAAGATGGCGCAGGCTTGA
- a CDS encoding PLP-dependent aminotransferase family protein has protein sequence MEDTPFFGADAGTLVERVMHAIRQRIAGRILAPGAKVPSIRGFAETLQVSKSTVVEAYDRLAAEGVIQSRRGSGFYVAGHLPPLSLAELGPRLDRVVDPFWVSRQSLEAGANALKPGCGWLPASWLPEAGLRRALRSVARTDAAVLADYGTSLGLPALRQLLARRMAERGIEAAPDQIILTESGTQAIDLLCRLLLEPGDTVLVDDPCYFNFLALLRAHRAKVVSVPYTPAGPNIDLFAQALAEHRPRLYITNSALHNPTGATLSPVVAHRLLKLADQSGLTIIEDDIFGDFEHESAPRLAAFDGLERVVHIGSFSKSLSASVRCGFIAVRRDWVERLIDLKIATSFGGGRLSGELVLGVLKDGTYRKHMESLRERLSRTMGQTSARLEALGIEPWIEPRGGMFLWCKLPDGLDATDVARRALVENVILAPGNAFSVAQSASQFLRFNVAQSTDPRVFTVLQAAMHG, from the coding sequence ATGGAAGACACACCCTTCTTTGGCGCAGACGCCGGCACGCTGGTCGAACGTGTCATGCACGCTATCCGGCAGCGAATTGCCGGGCGTATCCTGGCGCCGGGAGCCAAGGTTCCGTCCATCCGGGGCTTCGCCGAAACCTTGCAAGTCTCGAAGTCCACCGTGGTGGAGGCCTACGACCGGCTCGCTGCCGAAGGGGTCATCCAGTCACGCCGCGGTTCGGGCTTTTACGTCGCCGGACACCTGCCGCCGCTGTCGCTCGCTGAGCTCGGCCCGCGCCTGGACCGCGTTGTCGATCCGTTCTGGGTATCGCGGCAATCGCTGGAAGCCGGCGCGAATGCCCTGAAACCGGGCTGCGGCTGGCTGCCTGCATCGTGGCTGCCGGAGGCGGGTCTGCGCCGCGCATTGAGATCCGTCGCGCGCACCGACGCCGCCGTGCTGGCCGACTACGGCACGTCCCTCGGACTCCCGGCGCTGCGGCAATTGCTCGCCCGCCGCATGGCGGAACGCGGTATTGAAGCGGCGCCTGATCAGATCATCCTCACCGAGTCCGGCACGCAAGCGATCGACCTGCTATGCCGCCTGCTGCTGGAACCAGGCGACACAGTACTCGTCGATGACCCCTGCTATTTCAATTTCCTCGCCTTGCTGCGTGCTCACCGGGCCAAGGTCGTCAGCGTTCCGTATACGCCGGCAGGTCCCAATATCGACCTGTTTGCGCAGGCGCTCGCGGAGCATCGGCCGCGCCTCTACATCACCAACTCGGCGCTTCATAATCCAACGGGCGCTACGCTCTCGCCGGTCGTCGCGCATCGGCTTTTGAAGCTCGCGGACCAGTCGGGTCTGACGATTATTGAAGACGATATCTTCGGTGACTTCGAGCACGAATCCGCCCCCCGTCTGGCCGCTTTCGACGGCCTGGAGCGAGTTGTCCATATAGGCAGCTTTTCCAAGAGCCTCTCAGCGTCGGTACGCTGCGGTTTCATCGCGGTGCGGCGCGACTGGGTCGAGCGATTGATCGATTTAAAGATTGCCACCTCATTCGGCGGCGGACGTCTTTCAGGCGAACTCGTCCTCGGCGTGTTAAAAGACGGCACGTACAGAAAGCACATGGAGAGCTTGCGAGAACGCCTGTCCCGTACGATGGGACAAACAAGCGCGCGGCTGGAAGCACTCGGCATTGAGCCATGGATCGAGCCGCGAGGCGGCATGTTTCTCTGGTGCAAGCTACCCGACGGACTCGATGCGACGGACGTTGCCCGCCGGGCACTGGTTGAAAACGTCATCCTTGCGCCGGGCAACGCGTTTAGTGTCGCGCAGTCCGCAAGCCAGTTCCTGCGCTTTAACGTCGCCCAATCGACCGACCCGCGCGTTTTTACTGTGCTCCAGGCAGCGATGCACGGGTGA
- a CDS encoding sulfite exporter TauE/SafE family protein, with protein sequence MEYVLVLIVGVAAGMLSGIIGTGSSMMLMPVLVILFGPQQAVPIMAIGAIMGNFGKIVAWWREIEWRACGAYCLTAVPGAALGVHTLLALPARAVEIALGVFFVAMIPTRRWLARRSVKFSLLHLALIGGPVGFLTGIVVSTGPITVPVFTSYGLERGAFLATEAAGSLAVYGTKIAAFKEFGALPAGIVFQGLIAGTALMTGSFFAKSIVVRMAPSTFKLLVDGLMLSSGLSLLWAAAGQ encoded by the coding sequence ATGGAATACGTCCTTGTTTTAATCGTCGGCGTGGCTGCCGGCATGTTGAGCGGCATTATTGGCACAGGATCGTCCATGATGCTGATGCCAGTGCTCGTGATCCTGTTTGGTCCCCAGCAAGCCGTCCCTATCATGGCGATTGGCGCGATCATGGGAAACTTCGGCAAGATTGTCGCGTGGTGGAGAGAGATCGAGTGGCGTGCTTGCGGCGCCTATTGCCTGACCGCTGTTCCGGGCGCCGCGCTTGGCGTTCACACGCTGTTAGCGTTGCCTGCCCGCGCGGTTGAAATAGCCCTTGGCGTATTTTTTGTAGCCATGATTCCCACCCGGCGATGGCTCGCAAGACGGTCGGTAAAGTTCAGCCTTTTGCACCTCGCGCTGATCGGCGGCCCGGTCGGATTTTTGACCGGCATCGTTGTTTCCACGGGTCCGATCACCGTGCCTGTTTTCACGTCTTACGGGCTTGAACGAGGCGCTTTCCTCGCGACAGAAGCCGCCGGTTCGCTCGCCGTGTACGGGACCAAGATTGCTGCGTTCAAGGAGTTTGGCGCGCTGCCGGCGGGCATCGTGTTTCAAGGCCTGATCGCGGGAACCGCGCTCATGACCGGATCATTTTTCGCAAAGTCGATCGTCGTCCGCATGGCGCCATCGACGTTCAAATTGCTTGTCGACGGACTCATGCTGTCGTCGGGTCTCTCGTTACTTTGGGCAGCAGCCGGCCAGTAG
- a CDS encoding FAD-dependent oxidoreductase: MKPSTRTLSRNRRRLLQFAAGLPFLSGFWKTTLTPARAAVAPSTPARVRPGEPGWPSDAKWKELGQQVGDALVKVQSPFATCLNSPDSADCQHLFKELKNPYFLGDEVGLTQSLGWVDAWTSTPSVYAVAARNTNDVVAAVNFACRNNMRLVVKGGGHSYQGTSNAPDSLLIWTRKMNDITLQDAFVATGCEGHASPVRAVTVGAGALWAHVYDAVTTQAGGYVQGGGCMTVGVAGLIQSGGFGSFSKAYGLAAGSLLEAEVVTADGAVRIANACTNPDLFWGLKGGGGGSLGVVTRLTLRVHELPESFGAVNMTIKATSAPAFRRLIGVVIDFYHQDLMNPHWGEQIRFRPNNVLNISMVFQGLSRSEAQAVWQPFIDKLASSPDDFKVEFSPLKIVALPARSFWAPTMFKKLLGFISTDDRPGASSDNIFWSGNRGEAGQVLHGYESAWLPAALLQDDQRQALADTLFAASRQWSVSLHVNKGLAGAPAEAIAAASDCATNPVALDAFALLIAGAEGPPAYPGIQSHEPDIEAARRAARAIGRAMDEVRKLVPNPGSYVSESNFFNADWQRAFWGSNYSRLLAVKNQYDPEGLFFVHHGVGSERWSADGFTKLA, encoded by the coding sequence ATGAAACCTTCGACCCGAACGCTCTCGCGGAACAGACGACGTCTTTTGCAATTCGCAGCCGGGCTTCCGTTTTTGTCCGGCTTCTGGAAAACGACCCTCACACCCGCGCGGGCAGCGGTGGCGCCCAGTACGCCTGCCCGAGTGCGTCCGGGCGAACCGGGCTGGCCATCCGACGCAAAGTGGAAAGAACTCGGCCAGCAAGTCGGCGATGCACTGGTCAAAGTGCAATCGCCCTTCGCGACTTGCCTTAACTCGCCCGATAGCGCCGACTGCCAGCATTTGTTCAAGGAACTCAAAAACCCCTATTTTCTTGGCGATGAAGTCGGCCTGACGCAATCCCTTGGTTGGGTCGACGCGTGGACATCTACACCCAGTGTCTATGCGGTGGCCGCGCGCAATACGAATGACGTAGTCGCCGCCGTTAACTTCGCATGCCGAAATAATATGCGGCTTGTCGTGAAGGGTGGTGGCCACAGTTATCAAGGCACGTCCAATGCGCCGGACTCCCTGCTGATCTGGACGCGAAAAATGAACGACATCACCCTGCAAGACGCGTTCGTCGCTACGGGATGCGAGGGGCACGCCTCGCCGGTGCGGGCTGTCACGGTCGGAGCCGGCGCGCTCTGGGCACACGTCTATGATGCGGTCACCACGCAGGCCGGCGGTTACGTCCAAGGTGGCGGCTGCATGACGGTTGGCGTGGCCGGCCTGATCCAGAGCGGCGGGTTCGGAAGCTTTTCCAAAGCCTACGGACTGGCGGCGGGAAGCCTGCTCGAAGCCGAAGTCGTAACGGCCGACGGTGCCGTCCGAATCGCCAATGCCTGCACGAATCCCGACTTGTTCTGGGGGCTGAAAGGCGGCGGTGGTGGCAGCCTGGGCGTGGTCACACGGCTGACGCTTCGGGTCCACGAATTACCCGAGTCCTTCGGCGCGGTGAACATGACGATCAAGGCGACTTCAGCACCTGCATTTCGTCGGCTGATTGGCGTAGTCATCGACTTCTATCATCAGGACCTGATGAACCCGCACTGGGGCGAGCAGATCAGGTTTCGTCCCAACAACGTCCTCAATATCTCGATGGTGTTCCAGGGCCTCAGCCGCAGCGAAGCACAAGCGGTCTGGCAGCCGTTCATAGATAAGCTCGCCTCCTCCCCGGACGATTTCAAGGTGGAGTTCTCGCCGCTGAAGATCGTTGCCCTGCCGGCTCGCAGTTTCTGGGCTCCGACGATGTTCAAGAAGCTCCTCGGCTTCATCAGCACCGACGACCGGCCGGGCGCATCCAGCGACAATATCTTCTGGTCGGGTAATCGGGGAGAGGCAGGACAAGTGTTGCACGGCTACGAGTCCGCGTGGCTTCCTGCGGCCTTGCTGCAAGATGACCAGCGTCAAGCGCTGGCTGATACGCTATTTGCCGCGAGCCGGCAGTGGAGCGTGTCGCTGCACGTCAACAAGGGTTTGGCGGGTGCGCCCGCCGAAGCCATCGCGGCAGCAAGTGACTGCGCCACTAACCCGGTCGCGCTGGACGCCTTCGCGCTGCTCATTGCCGGGGCGGAAGGACCGCCAGCCTATCCGGGCATTCAGAGCCACGAGCCGGATATTGAAGCAGCGCGGCGGGCTGCGCGCGCTATCGGGCGCGCGATGGACGAGGTGCGCAAGCTGGTTCCGAACCCGGGCTCTTACGTCTCTGAAAGCAATTTCTTCAACGCGGATTGGCAACGGGCTTTCTGGGGATCGAATTACAGCAGGCTGCTTGCCGTGAAAAATCAGTATGATCCCGAAGGCTTGTTCTTCGTTCATCACGGCGTGGGGAGCGAACGCTGGAGCGCCGACGGTTTCACGAAACTTGCATAA
- a CDS encoding MerR family transcriptional regulator has translation MKIGDIAGQTGLTAHTIRYYERIGLLPFAPRDSTGQRVYDASILTWIEFLGRLKTTGMSIQEMLRYAGLRAQGAATEEARCKLLTEHRDQVRLKVAELQACLLVLDNKIAGYAHTQQRTEKCKTRSNAKRIRKAA, from the coding sequence ATGAAGATAGGTGATATCGCCGGGCAGACGGGCCTGACAGCCCATACGATTCGCTACTATGAACGGATCGGATTGCTCCCGTTCGCGCCGCGAGACAGCACGGGTCAACGTGTGTATGACGCTTCCATCCTGACGTGGATCGAGTTTTTAGGCCGGCTTAAAACAACCGGCATGTCGATTCAGGAAATGCTGCGTTATGCGGGCCTTCGCGCGCAGGGCGCGGCCACCGAGGAAGCCCGGTGCAAGCTGCTGACGGAACATCGTGATCAGGTCCGGCTGAAGGTAGCGGAGCTTCAGGCATGCCTTCTCGTCCTCGACAACAAGATAGCCGGTTATGCCCATACTCAACAGAGGACAGAAAAATGCAAAACACGATCGAACGCCAAGCGGATCAGGAAAGCCGCCTAG
- a CDS encoding carboxymuconolactone decarboxylase family protein has protein sequence MQNTIERQADQESRLERGKRVLSEIDGEAGEKVIDSLADIAPDFARYLLEFPFGDIYSRPGLDIRAREIATIAALTALGNATPQLKVHIAAGLNVGLSRDEIVETIMQMAVYAGFPAALNGLFAAKEVFRDHV, from the coding sequence ATGCAAAACACGATCGAACGCCAAGCGGATCAGGAAAGCCGCCTAGAACGGGGCAAGCGGGTGTTGTCGGAGATCGACGGGGAAGCCGGGGAGAAGGTCATCGACTCGCTTGCGGATATTGCGCCGGACTTTGCGCGCTACCTGCTCGAATTTCCATTCGGCGATATTTACTCGCGGCCGGGCCTGGACATTCGTGCCCGTGAAATTGCCACCATTGCAGCACTCACCGCTTTAGGCAATGCAACGCCTCAGCTTAAGGTTCATATTGCCGCGGGGCTTAACGTGGGTCTTAGCCGCGATGAGATAGTCGAGACCATCATGCAAATGGCAGTGTATGCAGGATTTCCGGCTGCCCTCAACGGCCTGTTCGCCGCGAAGGAAGTTTTTCGCGATCACGTGTGA
- a CDS encoding DMT family transporter — protein sequence MDKTASGWMNGFLGMLIFSGSLPATRVAVAAFDPVFLTVARAGIAGLLGLVLLLVFRQKRPERGDLISLAVVACGVVIGFPLLTALALKHITAAHSVVFIALLPLSTAIFGVLRGGEHPRPAFWLFSGFGALLVAGFALARGAGSSPVGDLLMFAAIIVCGLGYAEGGRLSRKLGGWQVISWALVLSLPIMAPLALATMPSTWADVGGSAWMGLAYVSLFSMLIGFMFWYRGLAQGGIAAVGQLQLLQPFFGLVLAATLLHEPVGWPMVAVATAVVLCVIGAKRFARPASPALSR from the coding sequence ATGGACAAGACGGCAAGCGGATGGATGAACGGTTTTCTCGGGATGCTGATTTTTAGCGGCTCATTGCCCGCGACACGGGTAGCGGTCGCGGCCTTCGACCCGGTCTTCCTCACGGTCGCGCGTGCTGGAATAGCGGGCTTGCTGGGACTCGTGCTCTTGCTGGTGTTTCGGCAAAAGCGGCCCGAAAGAGGCGATCTGATTTCGCTTGCGGTGGTGGCGTGCGGCGTTGTTATCGGCTTTCCGCTACTGACCGCCCTCGCGCTCAAGCACATCACCGCCGCTCATTCTGTTGTCTTCATTGCGTTGCTGCCGCTTTCGACGGCGATCTTCGGCGTGCTGCGCGGAGGTGAGCACCCGCGCCCTGCGTTCTGGCTGTTTTCTGGCTTCGGCGCCTTGCTCGTAGCCGGCTTTGCGCTGGCCCGGGGGGCAGGGTCGTCGCCCGTCGGCGATCTGCTGATGTTCGCGGCCATCATCGTCTGCGGGCTTGGTTATGCGGAAGGCGGCAGGCTCTCGCGCAAGCTTGGCGGCTGGCAAGTGATCTCGTGGGCGCTGGTATTGTCGCTGCCTATCATGGCGCCGCTGGCACTAGCCACCATGCCTTCGACTTGGGCCGACGTAGGTGGATCGGCATGGATGGGACTTGCCTACGTGTCCTTGTTCAGCATGTTGATCGGCTTCATGTTCTGGTATCGCGGTTTGGCTCAGGGCGGTATTGCGGCAGTGGGGCAGTTGCAATTACTCCAGCCGTTCTTCGGACTCGTGCTTGCCGCGACGTTGCTGCATGAGCCGGTCGGCTGGCCGATGGTGGCGGTTGCAACGGCCGTGGTGCTGTGCGTGATTGGCGCCAAGCGTTTCGCACGACCGGCGAGTCCCGCGTTATCGCGTTAG
- a CDS encoding LysR family transcriptional regulator yields MDAADLRIFESVARNGSMNRAALELHTVQSNVTARVRLLEEELGAPLFHRHHRGVELTAAGRRLLPFSRQMARLLDDARSAVKDDGVPRGPLILGTLETTAALRMPNVLASFALAYPQVDMVLRTGTTASLIDDVLQYRLDGAFVAGPVHHEDLSTEAIFREELVLVTARHIRSIAELAQAGDVKTIVFRTGCSYRTRLDIVLARHGLRVSTPLEFGSLDAMLGCVAAGVGVTLLPKGVVATAWRDGRVAMHDVTPEDARVDTLFVRRRDVYASTALNAFLEIARPVATPTPALVLA; encoded by the coding sequence ATGGACGCAGCCGATTTACGCATATTCGAGTCGGTGGCGCGAAACGGCAGCATGAATCGCGCAGCCCTGGAGCTTCATACTGTTCAATCAAACGTAACGGCGCGGGTTCGTTTGCTGGAAGAGGAATTGGGCGCGCCGCTCTTTCACCGGCACCATCGAGGTGTTGAACTAACCGCTGCGGGCCGCAGGCTGCTGCCTTTCTCCAGACAGATGGCGCGACTACTCGACGACGCGCGCAGCGCCGTCAAGGATGACGGCGTCCCGCGCGGACCACTGATCCTCGGTACGCTGGAAACCACTGCCGCACTGCGCATGCCCAACGTGCTGGCGTCGTTCGCACTGGCTTATCCGCAAGTGGACATGGTCCTGCGGACCGGGACCACGGCGAGCCTGATCGACGATGTCCTGCAATATCGGCTCGACGGAGCGTTTGTCGCGGGTCCGGTGCATCACGAAGACCTGTCCACCGAGGCCATCTTTCGCGAGGAGTTGGTGCTCGTGACGGCACGTCATATTCGTTCTATCGCTGAGCTTGCACAGGCGGGTGACGTGAAGACGATCGTGTTCCGGACCGGATGTTCGTACAGAACACGGCTGGATATCGTGCTGGCGCGGCACGGCTTGCGAGTCAGCACGCCGCTGGAATTTGGCTCGCTCGACGCCATGCTCGGTTGCGTAGCTGCCGGCGTGGGCGTGACGCTGCTGCCCAAAGGCGTGGTCGCAACAGCGTGGCGCGACGGCCGCGTGGCGATGCATGATGTCACGCCCGAAGATGCCCGCGTCGACACGTTGTTCGTGCGTCGCCGTGACGTGTATGCGAGCACCGCGCTTAACGCCTTTCTCGAGATCGCGCGTCCGGTTGCAACGCCCACGCCTGCGCTCGTACTTGCTTGA